In the genome of Lathyrus oleraceus cultivar Zhongwan6 chromosome 4, CAAS_Psat_ZW6_1.0, whole genome shotgun sequence, the window CTGTATGGAGATAATGCAAACCGCGAGCAGCGCCAATGCATATCTCAAGCCTTTTTTCCCATGACAAAGGAGAAATGTTGGAGCCATAGAGGTGCGAACGAAAAGGGCCATTAGAGACGTAATCGTATACAAGAACCATCTCTGAGTTCTCATCGCAGAAACCTACTAACGAAACTAAGTGGCGATGGCGCAGCTTTGAAAGCATGTTAAGTTCTGTTATAAACTCATTCATCCCTTGTCCTGAACTACCGCTTCCTCTTTTTATAGCAACACGTCTTCCATCGTCCATTGTTCCGAGGTACACTTTACCAAAGCCTCCAACACCAAGAACTTTCTTTTCATCGAAATTGCCCGTTGCTCGTTGCAATTCGATGAAATGGAAGAACCTTTTGGACCCTCTTCTTGGAGAGTGATGAATAGAATGACCACCACCATGCTTGCTCTTAGGTGAATCATATTTGTTTGAATATATGCTGCAACTGATGTTACATTTTGAATGAAGAGGTAAGAGCCATGAAAAGAAATTTTTTCTTTCTTCCAAACATAAAGGACTCCTTAACCACTTAACATACATCACTCCTAATAACAACAATGATATCACAGCAAAAGAAAAGCCAATAATAGCAACAAGTTTCATTAGCTTGGTTGTTAAACTCGGTCCTTTGTATTCACCATCAACGGAGAAAAAACCATCCAAACTATCAGCACTATTGCTCATTTTCATCACCTCAAATCCATTCAAAATTGCATTGGATATGTCTTGTTTATGATTCGTCGGTCCTACCTGAATCACAATAGTACCATTTGTGATATTAGATGAACCAATCACAAAGTCCATGTAATAAGCTGTTGATAGAGCTTTGGTTTCATACGAAAGGTCCAAAGCTGACACACACTCAATCCCATTCAAGTACACATTGAAATACAACTCATCAAGTCTTCTGCTAACGATGTCGCAGAAATGCATTCTTATCAAATAAGAGTATCTTTCTTCCACATTCACCATCCAACTAAGATTGAAATTTGGTTGCATAACTCTAGGATCCTCCATTTTTACACAAGTTGCATAAATCGAATTCGGAGCAATCAAGGGTGTAACAATAAAATCACTGGTTTGTGAATACTTTATTCTTTTGTCCGGGACAGAAACACTCACAGAGCCTTGTGGAAAAATGTTGTATGGAACATCAGACTCCCATGTTCTTGACAAGGTGTCATTACCGGGAGTTATCATCGGGCCACCAACATTTATTCGATAAGAAACTTGCAAAGCTGAATTCATCAAACCATCGAACTTCTTAAGCGGCGGAGTAACTTGAATTGCTGAATCCCATACAAGTATATCCGGAGCTGAAACAATTTCAATTGCATTGATAAACGCAAACGAATTTTTCTTTGGCTTGAACTTGAGAGAAAATCTATGGTATGAAACATTAACAAGATATTCCTTGAAAACAAGTGAATCATTATTACTTTGAGAGAATTCATGCAAGAGTACAAAGTGATCGGTATGAACCGAGAAAACCGAACTAGATAGATTGTATGTAGGGTTAGGAAGAGGAAAAAAGTAAAGGCGAATCCAAAGTCTACCCATTTGGGAGATGTAAAAAGTGTATGTAGTATCTTCTGTGAAAACCCTAGCAGTTTCATATAAAGGTAGTGCCGATGAATGAGAGAGATTCATTAGATTTAATGAATCAACTGAAATTTGAATATCTTCCGTTGTTGAAAGAAAAGAAGTGGTTTCGCGATCAGATTTAAAGATTCTACCGTCTTGTAGTTGAGTTTTAAAGGAGGAGCCACAATCGATAAGATAATTAACCGAAGGCGTGAAAGAATAATCAGAATAAGAATCAGTAATGGAATTGTAAACACACGTGGATGGAATAAAgaagagatgaagaagaaggagaaTAAAGAGGGGGGAAAAATTATATGAATGTTTCATATTAGCCTCTTTATTCTCTTCTTCCATGTTAGGTTAAAATGATTCAATAATAAGGTAGCAACATTATATGAAGATGGAGACATGTAACAATGAATATTATAAAAGGGTTATAAGAAGTTATAATGTATGAAACTAAAAAACAGAAGAGAGATGTTGTTGTAAGTGGGAATAATAGCAAGAGTTGTTATTGTTTGTTGATGAGAAACAAAGAGAATTGGTAGAATCTGAATGTTTATTTAGATCGAGATGTGCGTTATACCTTCCAATGTTACTAAGGATGTTTGTGTTTTGATTATGGAACGTAACAGAAAACCAGATGCGGTTTGGAAAAAATATTAAGGTGATGCAAATGCAACATAACATAGTTTCATACGTGTTGTAGTTTTTCTAAATTTGGTAAATATTAGCCACACCAACCAAATTTACGTCTTTTAGTTCAACTTATAACCTTGCTTTTCCTGCACACACTACTTAAAACCTAGTAATTGCCAACATGTCTAACGCCTTTGTTGACCATGGTTCTTTGTCCATGCTTTCAATAGTCAGATCGAACACTCACTATCATCGTTTTCCATTTCAATTTGTTCTTCTCTCGATCCAAGCGGTTTAAAAAGCATCCATGAAATTATATGGAAAAGATTTAACACTAGCTTTAACACCTACACGGTATTACAATACATAAAATTTACTAGttctttttaatttttataatttatcttacTTTGATTTTCGTGCAAGAACACGTTGTTTTGTTGTTACATATGAGGTAGAATACGGTATAAGGAAAAAACAATGTCAAAATATCACATCTcaaattttatatatatatatatatatatatatatatatatatatatatatatatatatatatatatatatatatatatatatatatatatatatatatattaaaaaatattaaaaagttGATCAACCCCCTAATAAATTAGGAAATTTTTTAAGTGATTGattaaatatttataaatattttttttatgtcGTTATCGTCCCCCTTCCTCTAGGAGGAAGTCTCCTTTTAGATTTCTTCAACCATCAATGACCCTTAAAAGGGTGCTTCTTCATATTCCTTATTAAGGGAATTTGAAATAACGTCGATCGTCTTCCATAATCATCACATAACGTCTTTTCCCCTCAACTTATGTAACCCTCTGCTATTATAGAAACCTTTCATAATCGTCCATTGAAACTGTTCATATGGTTCCCTAGCATCAACGTCGGATCCGATTTGTTTCTTTAGTGATAGCACGAGATCGGCTCTGACATGCTTATTGAACCCTATCCGAATTCTGATTTGTGCAAGGCTGTAGATGCCCGACCTTCTTGTCTCTCCGTACTCGGTTCTCAAAAGCTCGACCTCAAGGAATTCATGGATGTACACAAGCCCCCGATCATAAGGTCCTATTTGGATTGAACTGTTCGGTCAAGATAATCTCGGAATTCCCTATTCCCTAGAACGACCTCCTACTCGTCAAATCACTAAGGTGTTTGTCATCCTAATGATGACAAATATTTCTCTTTCCTCATCATGATGGTTTTCATGGGTAGTTTAACTTGTCATAATTAGTCATTTTTTATATGTATTATTAACCGTTACAAACTTGTTATTAAAAGAGTTTTGTTTCTTCATTTTGTTTGTTTACTAAAACTAGTATTTACGAACAAATTTCTTCTTCATCCCTTACTCGATTCATCTGCTATCTCAAGCTTCAGGTATTgttttctttttcctttttctctCTTTTTGTTCCTTCACTATGTCCTCAATGCAAAGCTATAGTTACTCGAAAGCATGTTCGATTTCCTTAACTACTAGTGATTGAAATAGGACTTTGAATGCTTGCATGCGAGAGTGTGAGTGTTATTTGAGTCGAATGGATTTTGATCGGATTATTAGAGAAAATTATGGGGAAATCCTTTCACCTATTAGTAACATTGACTCGGAGTCTTCGTCCTCGAGTTTTTTGGACACTCAAATGGAGGCTACAAGATCCTTGAAAGATAAAGAAGTTCTAGGTTACAACCATAACATCATTGACAAAATCTACATCTCGAAGCTTCATTCTAATACCCTAGTCTCTTCAACCGGAAATGAAGAAGATGTTATACTAGCCCCTTGTGTAGATGGTGAGAGTGTCTGCCTTACTTGACCCAAAGGAGTGTCTAATGAATACTTCTATTTCTATTTATGAGTGACTAAGGACTTTAAAATCAGCATCTCGTTTATCGATTTTGAGTCTGATCTCCTCAAAACCCTAAATATAACAGTTGACACTAAAGATGGTATTACATGCAAGTATACATGGTCTTTAATTGCAGCAAGTGATGTATTTAGTAAGGATGTCGAACCCACAGGGAGTGGTATAATTTAACTTGATTTACTTATGATTTTATGAATTAGCATGACTAAGGgtaacaataataataattaggATATGGTTCTTTCACACAAGTTGAGAATAACACACTTCACAAGATAAGTTAGAAAGATATAAAGAAGTGTTGAACAATGATCCACTTATTACGTATGAATCTAACAAGAATAATAATGTGTCGTGACAGATGAGGATATAATGCAATCTAAGTATGTATTCCTACAACATTGAAtcatatgcatgaaatgaaggagaatagcgatctaaaacgcagcggaattttaaaatttttctcctttaatgatccttacgaatgggcatgatcagtgatagaatcgttacctcttgtggcgatcacgaacgttgaacgatgacaacacctctactcagtccacacgaacggattccttcaatctcagtgctagctgctatgaatgaaggctttgattgATAGAGAGAGAAATGgaatgcaagagtgacaatgcttctacccaagggttctatttatagaaccacttgtgtgggcttcaagctaaaaagaccacttaagtgtattttggctcatatcttataatatgccctaaatcacttaagcgtgtggtaccttaccatatttcgtattccatttaagtgcatcgtaccttacggtgttccttagttactctatctctcatcaatctgtcctttgtgtgtgaccctgtaggttttcgcgacgttggcaattatattaaatcacgcatttaacataataaacagtgagcggtatctagcaacacatcactgctacccaagacacgaaaatgtcatctgatctgacaaatccttctgtgataataattatgtgtataattacccttttgcccttatgtctatattgaacataaggcatagaccgtgtcatccttgtccagttcaatattgggcccatagatatttatcctgttatgcaggatgggcaacttccatctaggtcactcatgtcccttagcatgctttgtagagtacccatcaactgtctttatggttatccagttacggacaacgttggatcaacaataaagcactcgactctatatctagggtccatagtggtttcaggtcgaagagtgatatacaccattatcaccatgagaataacttatgacactttgcataacattctatatagtattctcatagcgggtcaatccagtataaatattactcttaatattcatacctatgtttgagacttgataactccttatccatgacccatgagatgtgatcatcagtctataaacgtaatagtctccatgctttaatgttatcccatttcacaataaagctcgactacagatactttaagaataatgtccttatgtttaatgtgctctcatgattaagtcacacttgatgcattaaacagactatctattcttgggactttattaatcaaacataataaagaaaaagccttttattattaataaataattcgatacaagtaccaaaagtattggcctctagggcttacaccaacaatctcccactagcactagagccaatcaggcatacccctaatgcccatagatctagtatgtccatcatgcttctgctgcgcaagaggctttgtcagtgggtcaacaatattgtcaagtgtaggtactctacatattttcacatctcctctatctattatctctcgaatgaggtgataacgcctaagtatgtgtttcgaccgttggtgagatctaggctccttagcttgtgcgatagcaccattgttatcacaatagagaccaatgggatccacaatgctaggaactatgtcaagttcactaatgaactttttgatccaaacaacttcctttgttgcacttgaggcagcaatatacccggcctcggttgtagaatcagcaactctatcttgctttgaacttttccagctcacagcaccaccgtttaagcaaaacacgtaaccaaattgtgatctaaagtcatccttatctgtctggaagctagcatcggtgtatccaaatacaaccaactcttcctgacctccatatatcaagaatgagtccttagtccttctcaagtacttaaggatattcttgacagctacccaatgggcatcaccaggatcagattggtacctactcgttgcacttaaagcatacgagacatccggtcgagtacataacatggcatacataatagatcctattgcagatgcatatggaatcttattcatgcgatccctttcttccttagttgaaggggattgtgtttttgatagacacatgccatgttgcataggtatgaatcttttcttggaatcatgcatgttaaagcgtctcagcactttgtcaatctacgtactctgacttaggccaaacagtttttgtgatctatctctatagattctgattcctaatatataggctgcttcacttaggtccttcatagaaaagcatttccccaaccaagactttacttgttgcagggtagggacatcgtttccaatgagtaatatgtcatctacatataataccaggaccacgatcatgctcccactaaccttcttgtagacacaaggctcatcttcgttcatgatgaatccatattgttttactgtttcatcaaaacgaagattccagcttctggaagcttgcttcaatccatagattgacctttgtaacttacatattTTTTGGGCTTCTcctggtatgtcaaatccttcaggttgtgtcatgtacacatcctcaagaagattcccattaaggaaagcagttttgacatccatctgccatatttcataatcatgatatgcagcgatagcaagtaaaatccgaacagatttaagcattgtaactggtgaaaaggtttcatcatagtcaaccccatgaatttgtttatatccttttacaaccagtcttgccttataggtatgtactttaccatccatgtcagtcttctttttgaagacccacttgcatcctatagggttaactcctacaggaggctctaccaaggtccaaacttggtttgtgtacatggaatccatttcagatttcatggcttctagccacttctcagactcgggaccagttatggtctcttggtaggtcacaggctcatcttgatccatgagtaatacatcaccttgatctgttatgagatatccatatctctcaggtaggtgacgtatcctgcttgacctacgctggtcttgttctacttgagcaggttgctcttccacaactacttgtgtttcctgctctaattcctccataggtgtatcgattctttgtgattcttgaatttcttcaagctctactttcctcccactgattcctttggaaataaaatccttttctaggaaaactcctgttcgagcgacaaacactttgccctttgaaggattgtagaagtaataccctcttgtttctttaggataccccacaaataagcatttgtcagatttgggctcaagcttagttgaaatttgtcgtttcacataaacttcgcaaccccaaatcttcatgtaagatatatgtggtttcttaccactccatatctcatatggtgtcttcttaacctttttggatggaacacgattaagtgtgtaagctgctatcaatagtgcatgtccccaaaaggagtttggaagatcggcgtgactcatcatggatcggaccatgtctaacagggttcgatttcttctctcagatacaccattccattggggtgttccaggaggagtaagtagggataggatcccacactctttcagatggtcatcaaactctcggcttaaatattcaccacctcaatctgatcgaagagttttaatattcttacctagttggttttgtacttcattcttgaattccttgaacttttcaaaggactctgatttgtgtttcattaaatacacataaccatatctactgaaatcatcagtaaatgtgatgaagtactgaaaacctcctctagctggcatgttcagtggtccacataaatcagtatgtatgagggccaaaagatcattagctctttcaccttttcttgtgaatggagattttgtcatcttctaagtactttgggcagtttctcttccagtgtccggtcttaccgcaatggaagcaggtgcatgcctttgctatgcctccactaggcttcaaatcagcaatagtgggtttgggtttggcaacttccttgcccttccctttatcaccctgcttggtgggccttttgttctgtctctttccatttctgatcatcataatggacttccccttttgtcttcagattctgctcagtagttcttaacatggctagcagttcatgaagagatttgtccatatcattcatattgaaatttaggacaagTTGACTAaatccatctggcaacgattgcaagatcaaatcagtcgtaagttcctttccgaggggaaaacccaatctctcaaggttttccacatacccaatcatcttgagcacatggggacctacaggggctccctcagctaacttgccttgaaaaagggctttttgaaacttcaaacctctcatgccttgcttgctcttgatagagcatcttcaggtgttcgatcatatctaacgctgtcatgttctcattttgcttttgcaactctgagttcatgacatccagcatgagacaagcagtttcattggtatcgtcgacatgcttcttataagcatctctttctgccttaggtgcagaactaggaggttcctcttcaggtgtctccaagacatacaactttctattatggttgaggacaatcctcaggtttcggtgccaatccagaaaatttgtcccagccaatttttctttgtcaaggattgatcgcaaaatgtttgttagaggtgtttgttgttatggtaatctacataaggattaatgaaaatataagtatcattgacatatttaattaggcctttaattaaatatgctcccactattttactcaaaacaaatgaccctcatcatttgattcggaaaatcccgttggaagactttctagtgggtcgagatccatatttcacttcgttctaagtctgcgtaggcagattacacaaaactaggttatttaggtaggaactccttccaattgtatctcatacaactctcgaaaatttcaattgggtgaataactccttattccaatccatcatatggatcattcctaactcttgcttctaaacatatataatattattataattaagtttgacccattgttttagcagttggatattacaattatcccatcacatcttatctaatatagaacatgcacctcgcgtaggcgaaacctacattatccgatactagtcttgatgagtgctaaaacttggaaagcaaacatatataatattattataatttgtttagttaagtttgacccattgttttagcagttggatattacaattatcccatcgcaccttactaatatagaacatgcacctcgcgtaggcgaaacctacattattcgatactagtcttgatgagtgctaaaacttggaaagcttaaactgaatattttaatttgagggaattgcaattattttgatttcaccggcttatttatcatataaatcgtctctcacatgcatctacatacatacacatgcatcaacatacatatataatgaaacagttatggcctctagcgcaattgttctcccaagccaatgagagaacctaagctaacctaataacgatctaagcttctccaagcaagatcttcaaggttgtcttcctttggcactgacttctttgctttcttcatgacattacattacataaagaaactcgttttacatacgagggagtgagatgagaaaagaagttacattgagagattaaaagagaggcacgacacgcgggtcgtattttaaaacccaaaacaaaataatggaaaactaaggccataaccgatcaccacaagacaataataataaacacattattactattatttttaattcttttaattaattaaaaccaaattaaatctcgacgaccgatcacattatGCAGAGTTAGtcgaacgggtgaattttgccttgcgataaccggttaaccatatacgttaaccggttaacactgtttgaaaatctgttcatAATTTGTATTCTATTTTGTGTTAgccggttaaccaaatacgttaaccggttaacactgttggaaacTGTTAGAAAGCTGTATTCTgtttcgcgttaaccggttaaccatatgcgttaaccggttaacactgtttgaaaatcttttagaaaacagtgt includes:
- the LOC127136235 gene encoding probable receptor-like protein kinase At5g61350 gives rise to the protein MEEENKEANMKHSYNFSPLFILLLLHLFFIPSTCVYNSITDSYSDYSFTPSVNYLIDCGSSFKTQLQDGRIFKSDRETTSFLSTTEDIQISVDSLNLMNLSHSSALPLYETARVFTEDTTYTFYISQMGRLWIRLYFFPLPNPTYNLSSSVFSVHTDHFVLLHEFSQSNNDSLVFKEYLVNVSYHRFSLKFKPKKNSFAFINAIEIVSAPDILVWDSAIQVTPPLKKFDGLMNSALQVSYRINVGGPMITPGNDTLSRTWESDVPYNIFPQGSVSVSVPDKRIKYSQTSDFIVTPLIAPNSIYATCVKMEDPRVMQPNFNLSWMVNVEERYSYLIRMHFCDIVSRRLDELYFNVYLNGIECVSALDLSYETKALSTAYYMDFVIGSSNITNGTIVIQVGPTNHKQDISNAILNGFEVMKMSNSADSLDGFFSVDGEYKGPSLTTKLMKLVAIIGFSFAVISLLLLGVMYVKWLRSPLCLEERKNFFSWLLPLHSKCNISCSIYSNKYDSPKSKHGGGHSIHHSPRRGSKRFFHFIELQRATGNFDEKKVLGVGGFGKVYLGTMDDGRRVAIKRGSGSSGQGMNEFITELNMLSKLRHRHLVSLVGFCDENSEMVLVYDYVSNGPFRSHLYGSNISPLSWEKRLEICIGAARGLHYLHTGASQSIIHRDVKTTNILLDENYVAKVADFGLSKTIHDKAQISTAVKGSFGYLDPEYFKSQQLTQKSDIYSFGVVLFEVLCARPVICSTLPLEQANLADWVVKQHKSGMLHKAVDPRIANTINPESYKVFVQLGVKCLSERSVDRPSMGDVLWNLEHAYQIQIASPHVDNTISKAFQNANESDINNDNSHGVTRNEHNRINSGSLVFSQIDNFQGR